The following are encoded together in the Aerococcus mictus genome:
- a CDS encoding GNAT family N-acetyltransferase, giving the protein MAEIVPCLQTDLKQLKEVSIETFSDTFGYASSEEDLQNYLEKAYNIDKLQKELETPDVNFYLLKEEEEIIGYFKINIGNSQTEHIGDNCLEIERFYIRKGFKRHGYGRKMMKFIHDLTKYLNRDCIWLGVWEHNQPALNFYSKMGFKRIGQHDFYVGADRQTDYIVSKYL; this is encoded by the coding sequence ATGGCTGAAATCGTACCTTGCCTACAAACTGATTTAAAACAATTAAAGGAAGTTAGTATAGAAACTTTTTCCGATACTTTTGGCTATGCTAGCAGTGAAGAAGATTTACAAAACTATCTAGAAAAAGCATATAATATTGATAAATTACAAAAAGAACTAGAAACCCCCGATGTTAATTTCTACTTACTTAAAGAGGAGGAAGAAATTATAGGTTATTTTAAAATTAACATTGGAAATAGTCAGACAGAGCACATAGGCGACAATTGCCTTGAGATTGAACGTTTCTATATTCGTAAAGGCTTTAAAAGACATGGTTACGGCAGGAAAATGATGAAATTTATTCATGACTTGACAAAATATCTAAACAGGGATTGTATATGGCTAGGAGTGTGGGAACATAATCAGCCTGCTCTAAATTTCTATTCGAAAATGGGATTTAAAAGGATCGGACAGCATGATTTCTATGTTGGTGCAGATCGACAAACAGATTATATTGTCTCTAAATACCTTTAG
- a CDS encoding histidine phosphatase family protein — translation MLKHLYLMRHGETEFNLENRVQGWCDSPLTEKGIRQAELARDMLREREITFTHGYSSPLDRAITTLKHAIPNPMPTETVTGLKEWGFGSLEGQSRDLMPKPLSAPKTDDYYCQYGGERASEVCQRINHSLQAIMTKEDSQQVLAVAHGAVIYQFVKDFLPKPASGIGNCEIFHFVYDFNTFTFIENMKPYREMSVSGENLFAKSDKTL, via the coding sequence ATGTTAAAGCACTTATATCTCATGCGCCACGGCGAAACGGAATTTAATTTGGAGAACCGCGTACAGGGCTGGTGTGATTCCCCTTTAACTGAAAAAGGTATCCGACAAGCCGAGCTGGCTAGAGATATGCTAAGGGAACGGGAAATCACTTTTACCCATGGCTACAGCTCACCACTTGATCGGGCGATTACGACTCTAAAACACGCTATTCCTAATCCCATGCCCACAGAAACAGTCACCGGCTTAAAGGAATGGGGCTTTGGTTCACTAGAAGGGCAATCTCGCGACCTCATGCCTAAACCTCTCTCAGCACCTAAAACGGATGATTACTATTGTCAATATGGTGGTGAAAGAGCTAGCGAAGTCTGTCAACGCATTAACCATAGCCTCCAAGCCATCATGACAAAAGAGGATAGCCAGCAAGTCTTAGCGGTCGCTCATGGGGCTGTTATCTACCAATTTGTAAAAGATTTCCTTCCTAAGCCAGCCTCAGGTATTGGCAACTGCGAAATCTTTCACTTTGTTTACGATTTCAACACCTTTACCTTTATAGAAAATATGAAGCCTTATCGGGAGATGTCCGTGTCTGGTGAAAATTTATTTGCAAAATCGGACAAAACGTTATAA
- a CDS encoding NAD-dependent protein deacylase — protein MDRNNLYNFKEAVEQAESIVFFGGAGVSTESGIPDFRSSQGVFNQDTGTQYAPETIISHSFAKKHPVLFFNFHFDKLVFPDVEPNLAHTFLVELENSGKEVTVVTQNIDDLHQKAGSSRVLELHGTVSDNYCLNCGRHYDLETTMSLRDGQGIPRCTHDGGIVRPAVVMYEEALDEEVLLDTVEAISYADLMIVAGTSLVVYPAASLVQYFRGTNLVAINKTPISVRQDALIFEDSVANVFGELQSLL, from the coding sequence ATGGATAGAAATAATTTATATAATTTTAAAGAAGCAGTAGAGCAAGCTGAAAGCATCGTCTTTTTTGGAGGGGCAGGGGTATCAACGGAATCTGGGATTCCTGACTTTCGTTCTTCACAAGGTGTCTTTAATCAAGATACTGGCACGCAGTATGCTCCAGAAACAATCATTTCCCATTCATTTGCAAAGAAGCATCCAGTACTTTTTTTCAATTTTCACTTTGATAAGCTAGTTTTTCCTGATGTGGAGCCTAACCTAGCTCATACTTTCTTAGTAGAGTTGGAAAACAGTGGAAAAGAAGTAACTGTAGTAACGCAAAATATTGACGATCTTCATCAAAAGGCAGGATCCAGTCGGGTTCTTGAACTACATGGAACTGTATCCGATAATTATTGCTTGAATTGTGGCCGGCACTATGATCTTGAAACGACAATGAGTCTTAGAGATGGGCAAGGCATACCTCGTTGCACTCATGATGGCGGAATCGTTCGTCCAGCGGTAGTAATGTATGAAGAAGCCCTCGATGAAGAAGTCCTTCTAGATACAGTTGAAGCAATTAGTTATGCAGATTTAATGATTGTTGCAGGGACCTCCTTAGTAGTATATCCAGCTGCAAGTTTAGTTCAATATTTTAGAGGAACGAATTTAGTAGCGATTAATAAAACGCCAATATCTGTTCGGCAAGATGCGCTGATTTTTGAAGATTCAGTTGCAAATGTTTTTGGAGAACTACAATCTTTATTATAA